A stretch of Meiothermus sp. QL-1 DNA encodes these proteins:
- the mutL gene encoding DNA mismatch repair endonuclease MutL: MIRRLPPELIREIAAGEVIQNPADVARELLENALDAGASRIQIELQEGGISSLVVSDNGTGISKEELPLAAEHHTTSKLTDLNRISTLGFRGEGLWAIRQVARLRLTSRPPHQLGGATLWAFRDEIRLEEHPAPAGTRAEVQALFEALPARRNALEGPVVEGRKVVQLVGRYLLHHPHLAWRLVLEGEEKILHAGGGFSEAAKLLWGPVIANRLLPLEAAEGPYRLSGLLSRPELSRPRRDRLLLAINGRPVEWPEALLRSILEAYRELLPAGQFPLGVLNLELPPEEVLVNTSPDKSRVRIPRLEPVLAFVGQAIQHLLRAHPLARSLPEPTPLSGPLPPPQSRLPRLRYVGRFRELYLLAEAEEALYVVDQHAAHERILYEELSRRYRAEPPVELPHAELVTLSLGEEMSLAERSPELEEAGLRLEPFGPGRYRVRTVPAFLAGHPTLVAEVVRGSLAPPSFAEAWRRVLARLACLPALKAGHPLAEAQAQALLDALAQCELPWVCPHGRPTVLVLSELELARRFGRRGPRVLERSRAR, encoded by the coding sequence ATGATCCGCAGGCTGCCGCCCGAGCTCATCCGCGAGATTGCCGCCGGCGAGGTGATTCAAAACCCTGCCGACGTGGCGCGGGAACTCCTGGAAAACGCGCTGGACGCAGGGGCCAGCCGGATTCAAATCGAGCTGCAGGAGGGCGGAATCTCTAGCCTCGTGGTGAGCGACAACGGGACCGGCATCTCCAAGGAGGAGCTGCCCCTGGCCGCCGAACACCACACCACCAGCAAGCTCACCGACCTAAACCGGATAAGCACCCTGGGCTTTCGCGGCGAGGGGCTCTGGGCCATCCGGCAGGTGGCGCGGCTCAGGCTCACCTCGAGGCCCCCCCACCAGCTCGGCGGGGCCACCTTGTGGGCCTTTCGGGACGAGATTCGCCTGGAAGAACATCCCGCACCTGCCGGCACGCGGGCCGAGGTCCAGGCCCTCTTCGAGGCCCTCCCCGCCCGCCGCAACGCCCTGGAAGGCCCTGTGGTCGAGGGGCGCAAGGTGGTGCAGCTCGTGGGGCGCTACCTGCTGCACCACCCCCACCTGGCCTGGCGGCTGGTGCTGGAAGGGGAGGAGAAAATTCTCCACGCCGGAGGGGGTTTTAGCGAGGCGGCCAAGCTGCTTTGGGGCCCGGTCATAGCCAACCGGCTGCTGCCCCTGGAGGCGGCCGAGGGGCCCTACCGGCTTTCGGGCCTCCTCTCCCGCCCCGAACTCTCCCGCCCTCGGCGCGACCGGCTCCTGCTGGCCATCAACGGCCGCCCGGTAGAGTGGCCCGAGGCCTTGCTCAGAAGTATTCTGGAGGCCTACCGGGAGCTTTTGCCCGCGGGGCAGTTCCCGCTGGGGGTGCTGAACCTGGAGCTCCCACCCGAGGAGGTTTTGGTCAACACCTCCCCCGACAAATCGCGGGTGCGAATCCCCCGGCTCGAGCCCGTCCTGGCCTTCGTGGGCCAGGCTATCCAGCACCTGCTGCGCGCCCACCCTCTCGCCCGTAGCCTGCCCGAGCCCACCCCTCTTTCAGGCCCGCTTCCCCCGCCGCAAAGCCGCCTGCCCCGCCTGCGCTACGTGGGCCGCTTCCGCGAGCTTTACCTGTTGGCCGAAGCGGAAGAAGCCCTTTACGTGGTGGACCAGCACGCCGCCCACGAGCGCATCCTCTACGAGGAGCTCTCCCGCCGCTACCGCGCCGAGCCGCCCGTGGAACTGCCCCATGCCGAACTGGTCACCCTGAGCCTGGGCGAGGAGATGAGCCTGGCCGAGAGGAGCCCGGAATTGGAGGAGGCCGGGCTAAGGCTGGAGCCCTTCGGCCCGGGGCGCTACCGCGTGCGCACGGTGCCGGCCTTCCTGGCGGGACACCCCACCCTGGTGGCCGAGGTGGTCCGGGGGAGCCTGGCCCCCCCCAGCTTCGCCGAGGCCTGGCGCAGGGTGCTGGCCCGGCTGGCCTGCCTGCCCGCCCTCAAGGCCGGCCACCCCCTGGCCGAGGCCCAGGCCCAGGCCCTTCTGGATGCTCTCGCCCAGTGCGAGCTGCCCTGGGTCTGCCCCCATGGACGGCCCACCGTGCTGGTGCTGAGCGAGCTCGAGCTGGCCCGCCGTTTCGGAAGACGGGGGCCCCGGGTGCTGGAGCGCTCCAGGGCCAGATAA
- a CDS encoding c-type cytochrome, translated as MKRKYLIGVSLLAGGALWFGLGQSALPEGPGRDLVLQKCQTCHEIGFVTRERQTRERWDAIITEMQAYGMRITPEERAIILDYLATHLAPGAQAPARPPAQAQAQAGVSGAQVYNNCVGCHQANGAGIPGVFPPLAGHVPNILAARGGREWLVQMMLYGLQGQITVRGSNYNGIMPAYAQLSDAEIAAVLNYISTQWGNAFPSGQGPFTEAEVRAQRGKNLSPQQVHAARQQLGLR; from the coding sequence ATGAAGCGGAAATACCTCATAGGGGTAAGTCTGCTGGCCGGTGGAGCCCTGTGGTTCGGCCTAGGGCAAAGCGCCCTGCCCGAAGGCCCCGGGCGCGACCTGGTGCTGCAGAAGTGCCAGACCTGCCACGAGATCGGCTTTGTTACCCGCGAGCGGCAGACCCGCGAGCGCTGGGACGCCATCATTACTGAGATGCAGGCCTACGGCATGCGCATCACCCCTGAGGAGCGGGCCATCATCCTGGACTACCTGGCCACCCACCTGGCCCCAGGCGCCCAGGCCCCAGCGCGTCCGCCCGCGCAAGCCCAAGCCCAGGCGGGTGTGAGCGGGGCCCAGGTTTACAACAACTGCGTGGGCTGCCACCAGGCCAACGGGGCCGGCATCCCCGGGGTCTTCCCTCCGCTGGCCGGGCACGTCCCCAACATCCTGGCGGCCCGGGGCGGCCGGGAGTGGCTGGTGCAGATGATGCTGTACGGCCTGCAGGGCCAGATCACGGTCCGGGGCAGCAACTACAACGGCATCATGCCGGCCTACGCCCAGCTCAGCGACGCGGAGATTGCCGCGGTACTCAACTATATCAGCACCCAGTGGGGCAACGCCTTCCCCAGCGGCCAGGGCCCCTTCACCGAGGCCGAGGTGAGGGCCCAGCGGGGCAAGAACCTCTCGCCCCAGCAGGTGCACGCAGCCCGGCAGCAGCTGGGTCTTCGGTAA
- the mutS gene encoding DNA mismatch repair protein MutS: MTLKGQGPGPLPPLLEQYVALRDAYPEYLLLFQVGDFYETFGEDAERLARALNLTLTHKTAKDFTTPMAGIPVRSVDVYLERLLEQGFRVALADQTELAEEAEGLVRREVTQLLTPGTLVRENLLKPEANYLAALATGDGYGLVVLDVSTGEFRGTLLYSKSALFDELFRYRPAEVLLAPELYHQPTFREEFQRRFAVMLSEGFDDEAGRRALEAQFGALPPGLEAPALRRAAGAALAYAARVQERGLPQVKGFVRYDPGAFMQLSEATLRTLEVFEPSAVGERNPERTLMGVLNLTRTAPGRRRLMAWLRHPLLDPGPLEARLDAVEALMRDGVLRGAVRRLLYRMHDLERLSARLMAGRASARDLSALERSLALLPELAGLLQGLEPLGHLAGRLPALEELRERIAVALVEDPPLKLTEGGLIREGFDPELDELRQRAEAGRAYIAQLEATERERTGIPNLKVGYNGVFGYYLEVTRPHYALVPEDWRPLQTLKDRMRFSTPTLKEKERQILQAEAEARKREHAVFLALREEVAAQAEEVRQAALVLAEVDVYAALAEAAVAYGYVRPRFSDRTLEIRAGRHPVVERYSPFIANDLTLGPENRLLILTGPNMAGKSTYLRQTALIALLAQIGSFVPAEAATLPLFDRIFTRIGAADDIAGGRSTFMVEMEELATILQQATSKSLVLLDEIGRGTSTYDGLALAWAAAEHLHNEVRAYTLFATHYFELTTLPAQLGAARNAHVAAKEEASGLVFYHQVLPGPASKSYGLEVARLAGLPPAVLQRAKAVLEGLQARQQGLAQGVLEEILALDLTRLTPLEALLFLQKLQARLTALEMAPQ, translated from the coding sequence ATGACCCTCAAGGGCCAAGGCCCTGGCCCCCTACCCCCCCTGCTCGAGCAGTACGTGGCGCTCCGGGACGCCTACCCGGAGTACCTCTTGCTTTTTCAGGTGGGCGACTTCTACGAGACCTTCGGCGAGGACGCCGAGCGGCTGGCCCGGGCGCTAAACCTCACCCTGACCCACAAGACCGCCAAGGACTTCACCACCCCTATGGCGGGGATTCCGGTGCGCTCGGTGGACGTCTACCTGGAAAGGCTGCTGGAGCAGGGCTTCCGGGTGGCCCTGGCCGACCAGACCGAGCTGGCCGAGGAGGCCGAGGGGCTGGTGCGGCGCGAGGTGACCCAGCTCCTCACCCCAGGCACCCTGGTGCGGGAGAACCTGCTCAAGCCCGAGGCCAACTACCTGGCTGCCCTGGCCACCGGCGATGGCTATGGTCTGGTGGTGCTGGACGTCTCCACCGGGGAGTTCCGAGGCACCCTGCTCTACAGCAAAAGTGCGCTTTTCGACGAGCTTTTCCGCTACCGCCCGGCCGAGGTCCTGCTGGCCCCCGAGCTCTACCACCAGCCCACCTTTCGCGAAGAGTTCCAGCGGCGCTTTGCGGTGATGCTCTCTGAGGGCTTCGACGACGAGGCGGGCCGGCGGGCGCTGGAGGCCCAATTCGGCGCCCTGCCCCCAGGGCTGGAGGCCCCGGCCCTGCGGCGCGCGGCTGGGGCTGCGCTGGCCTACGCGGCGCGGGTGCAGGAGCGGGGGCTGCCGCAGGTCAAGGGCTTTGTGCGCTACGACCCGGGCGCCTTCATGCAGCTTTCCGAGGCCACCTTGCGCACCCTGGAGGTCTTCGAGCCAAGCGCGGTGGGCGAGCGCAACCCAGAGCGCACCTTGATGGGGGTGCTGAACCTGACCCGCACCGCCCCGGGCCGCCGGCGGCTTATGGCCTGGCTGCGCCATCCCCTCCTGGACCCGGGCCCCCTGGAAGCCCGGCTGGACGCGGTGGAGGCTTTGATGCGGGACGGGGTGCTGCGTGGGGCGGTGCGCCGGCTGCTGTACCGCATGCACGACCTGGAGCGCCTCTCGGCCCGGCTCATGGCGGGCCGCGCCAGCGCGCGCGACCTCTCGGCCTTAGAGCGCAGCCTGGCCCTGCTGCCCGAGCTGGCCGGGCTTCTGCAGGGCCTCGAGCCCCTGGGCCACCTGGCCGGGCGGCTGCCTGCGCTGGAGGAACTGCGGGAGCGCATTGCGGTGGCCCTGGTCGAGGACCCCCCCCTGAAGCTCACCGAAGGGGGGCTGATCCGCGAGGGGTTTGACCCCGAGCTGGACGAGCTAAGGCAGCGGGCCGAGGCCGGGCGGGCCTACATCGCTCAGCTTGAAGCCACCGAGCGCGAGCGCACCGGAATTCCCAACCTCAAGGTGGGCTACAACGGGGTCTTCGGCTACTACCTGGAGGTCACCCGCCCCCACTACGCCCTGGTGCCAGAGGACTGGCGGCCCCTGCAGACCCTCAAGGACCGCATGCGCTTCTCCACCCCCACCCTCAAGGAAAAAGAGCGGCAGATCCTCCAGGCCGAGGCCGAGGCCAGAAAACGCGAACACGCGGTCTTTCTGGCGCTGCGGGAAGAGGTGGCGGCCCAGGCCGAGGAGGTGCGGCAGGCGGCTTTGGTGCTGGCCGAGGTGGATGTGTACGCGGCCTTAGCCGAGGCCGCGGTGGCCTACGGCTATGTCCGGCCCCGCTTCAGCGACAGGACGCTGGAAATTCGGGCCGGACGGCACCCGGTGGTAGAGCGCTACAGCCCCTTCATCGCCAACGACCTCACCCTGGGCCCGGAGAACCGGCTCCTCATCCTCACCGGTCCCAACATGGCGGGCAAGTCCACCTACCTGCGCCAGACCGCCCTCATCGCCCTGCTGGCCCAGATCGGCTCCTTCGTACCAGCCGAGGCGGCCACCCTGCCCCTTTTCGACCGTATCTTTACCCGCATCGGGGCCGCAGACGATATCGCTGGGGGGCGCAGCACCTTCATGGTGGAGATGGAGGAACTGGCCACCATCCTGCAGCAGGCTACCTCCAAAAGCCTGGTGCTCCTGGACGAGATTGGCCGCGGCACCAGCACCTACGATGGGCTGGCTTTGGCCTGGGCCGCCGCCGAGCACCTGCACAACGAGGTGCGGGCTTACACCCTCTTCGCCACCCACTACTTCGAGCTCACCACCCTGCCTGCACAGCTCGGCGCCGCCCGCAACGCCCACGTGGCGGCCAAGGAGGAGGCCAGCGGCCTGGTTTTTTACCACCAGGTGCTCCCCGGGCCGGCCTCCAAAAGCTACGGCCTCGAGGTGGCCCGCCTGGCCGGCCTGCCCCCGGCGGTGCTGCAGCGGGCCAAAGCGGTGTTGGAGGGGCTGCAGGCCCGGCAGCAGGGCCTGGCCCAGGGGGTACTGGAAGAAATTCTGGCCCTCGACCTCACCCGCCTCACCCCGCTGGAGGCCCTGCTCTTCCTGCAGAAGCTTCAGGCCCGGCTCACCGCCCTGGAAATGGCCCCGCAATGA
- the mscL gene encoding large conductance mechanosensitive channel protein MscL has protein sequence MLEGFRQFILRGNALDLAVGVMIGGAFGAVLNSLVADVLTPLIGMLFSVPDFSALKLGPLNLGKFINAVVSFLMVALALYFLVVLPINRLQAPKQNPPVPEEIRLLQEIRDALKNR, from the coding sequence ATGCTCGAGGGGTTCAGGCAGTTCATCCTGCGCGGCAACGCGCTTGACCTGGCTGTGGGCGTGATGATCGGTGGGGCCTTCGGCGCCGTTTTGAACTCGCTGGTGGCCGACGTGCTCACCCCCCTTATCGGGATGCTCTTTAGCGTGCCCGACTTTTCGGCCCTCAAGCTTGGCCCGCTGAACCTAGGTAAGTTCATCAACGCGGTGGTGAGCTTCCTGATGGTGGCCCTCGCCCTCTACTTCCTGGTGGTGCTGCCCATCAACCGCCTGCAGGCGCCCAAGCAGAACCCGCCGGTCCCGGAGGAAATCCGGCTTCTGCAGGAAATCCGCGACGCGCTGAAGAACCGCTAG
- a CDS encoding delta(1)-pyrroline-2-carboxylate reductase family protein — translation MRILSAEETEALLPYPALAQAIAELLSEGTETLQAPERLVLPLPKGGSLLLMPAADPHLAVTKLVTVHPQSRPSVRAELWVARSESGERLALLEGSVVTARRTAALSLLAARTLAPEPGGALLIIGAGTQGRAHLEAFQAGLGTSKVYIHSRTPARAEALAAYARRLGMLAQSVQRPEAVLEEVRLVVTATTSPTPVLHWVAEGSFVAAVGAYRPEMAEVAPGLVRRARLYVDTLEGARAEAGDLLQAGVDWGQVTPLKEALRQPRPHAPVILFKSVGHALWDLAAARLALREPGML, via the coding sequence ATGCGCATCCTCTCTGCGGAGGAAACGGAAGCCCTGCTGCCCTATCCCGCTCTGGCCCAGGCCATCGCTGAGCTCCTGAGCGAGGGGACCGAGACCCTGCAGGCCCCCGAGCGATTGGTGCTGCCCCTCCCGAAAGGGGGCAGCTTGCTTTTGATGCCGGCCGCGGACCCCCACCTTGCCGTCACCAAGCTGGTCACGGTCCACCCCCAGTCCCGCCCCAGCGTGCGGGCCGAGCTCTGGGTGGCCCGAAGCGAAAGCGGTGAGCGGCTCGCCCTGCTGGAGGGCTCTGTGGTGACGGCCCGCCGCACCGCCGCCCTCTCGCTCCTGGCGGCCAGAACCCTGGCCCCTGAACCTGGGGGAGCCCTTCTAATCATTGGAGCAGGCACCCAGGGTCGGGCCCACCTCGAGGCCTTCCAGGCTGGCCTGGGCACCAGCAAGGTTTACATCCACTCCCGCACCCCTGCGCGCGCCGAGGCCCTGGCCGCCTACGCCCGGCGGCTGGGGATGCTGGCCCAGTCGGTGCAAAGACCCGAAGCGGTGCTGGAGGAAGTGCGGCTGGTGGTGACCGCCACCACCAGCCCTACCCCGGTGCTGCACTGGGTGGCCGAGGGCAGCTTTGTGGCTGCGGTGGGCGCCTACCGGCCGGAGATGGCCGAGGTGGCCCCGGGGCTGGTGCGGCGGGCGCGGTTGTACGTGGACACCCTGGAGGGGGCCCGGGCCGAGGCCGGCGACCTGTTGCAGGCCGGGGTGGACTGGGGGCAGGTGACCCCCCTCAAAGAGGCCCTGCGCCAGCCCCGCCCCCACGCGCCCGTGATCCTGTTCAAGAGCGTGGGCCACGCCCTTTGGGACCTGGCTGCAGCCCGGCTGGCGCTCAGGGAGCCTGGAATGCTGTAG
- a CDS encoding MOSC domain-containing protein → MRVLSLHADPGTSLPKARVDWVRLVEGMGVEGDRHYGKNPDRAVLVAGQAAYDHAAQAGLILPPGALGENLRVDFDPHALGAGARLQVGPAVLELTAVCTVCSSLSTFDLRLPKLLLGRRGMYARVLRGGVVRVGDPVHLLTPQAMG, encoded by the coding sequence ATGCGGGTGCTCTCCCTGCACGCTGACCCCGGCACGAGCCTGCCCAAGGCCAGGGTGGACTGGGTTCGATTGGTAGAGGGGATGGGGGTGGAGGGCGACCGGCACTACGGCAAGAACCCCGACCGAGCGGTGTTGGTGGCCGGGCAGGCCGCCTACGACCACGCGGCCCAAGCCGGGCTTATCCTGCCGCCCGGCGCCTTGGGCGAGAACCTGCGGGTAGACTTCGACCCCCACGCCCTGGGGGCTGGGGCGCGGTTGCAGGTCGGCCCGGCGGTCCTCGAGCTCACCGCGGTCTGCACGGTCTGCAGCTCGCTTTCGACCTTCGACCTGCGCCTGCCCAAGCTCCTCCTGGGCCGGCGGGGGATGTACGCCCGGGTGCTGCGGGGCGGGGTGGTGCGGGTAGGGGACCCGGTGCACCTCCTCACCCCCCAGGCCATGGGATAG
- a CDS encoding molybdopterin-dependent oxidoreductase, with amino-acid sequence MKGEMNRRTFLKRTAATGAALGLMNLGLSQQQPTADQLVRGKNPKLVVLSSRPIVMESTLELLGSEPITSKANLFIRNNIDLPGLNTTEPNVQPGWEVEITGLVDKPFKITVDELSKLPQTEVTSVLQCSGNGRSFFNPRPSGNPWTYGGIGHVTWRGVLLKTLLEAKGVKVDPRARFITMNASTQGGAQPYEKSYPISVMEYNSAMLALGMNGEPLPAVHGGPVRLVVPGTFGAPNVKWVVKIEFAANESSGAEQVPRYRVPILPGWNLPILPTEPGSRYNYTLENSRSNWGANINSFILSPLPGATVRGRLVEIRGVAWNDGLAPIESIEVSLNGGTTWRKAIIERNHGKFGWYRWVSPQLLAPGQYEAMVRATDAVGRSQPLNGNIWWNERGYEWNGVMRVRFTVT; translated from the coding sequence ATGAAAGGAGAAATGAACCGTCGAACCTTCCTCAAACGGACCGCAGCCACCGGGGCCGCCTTGGGCCTGATGAACCTGGGCCTCTCCCAACAGCAACCCACCGCCGACCAGCTCGTAAGGGGCAAGAACCCCAAGCTGGTGGTTCTTTCCTCCCGCCCCATCGTGATGGAGTCCACCCTGGAGCTTCTGGGCTCCGAGCCCATCACCAGCAAGGCCAACCTCTTTATCCGCAACAACATCGACCTGCCCGGCCTCAACACCACCGAGCCCAACGTACAGCCGGGCTGGGAAGTCGAGATCACCGGCCTCGTGGACAAGCCTTTCAAGATCACCGTAGATGAGCTCTCCAAGCTGCCCCAAACCGAGGTCACCTCGGTGCTGCAGTGTTCGGGGAACGGGCGCTCCTTCTTCAACCCCCGTCCCTCGGGCAACCCCTGGACCTACGGGGGCATCGGGCACGTGACCTGGCGGGGGGTGCTGCTCAAGACCCTGCTCGAAGCCAAAGGGGTCAAGGTCGACCCCCGGGCCCGCTTCATCACCATGAACGCCTCCACCCAGGGCGGGGCCCAACCCTACGAGAAAAGCTACCCCATCAGCGTGATGGAGTACAACAGCGCCATGCTGGCCCTAGGGATGAACGGCGAGCCCCTGCCGGCGGTCCACGGGGGGCCGGTGCGGCTGGTGGTGCCGGGCACTTTCGGCGCGCCCAACGTCAAGTGGGTGGTCAAGATTGAGTTTGCCGCCAACGAGAGCAGCGGGGCCGAGCAGGTACCCCGCTACCGGGTGCCCATCCTGCCCGGGTGGAACCTGCCCATCCTGCCCACCGAGCCCGGCAGCCGCTACAACTACACCCTGGAGAACTCCCGCTCCAACTGGGGGGCCAACATCAACTCCTTCATCCTCTCGCCCCTGCCCGGGGCCACTGTTCGGGGCCGGCTGGTGGAGATCCGCGGCGTGGCCTGGAACGATGGGCTGGCCCCCATCGAGAGCATCGAGGTCTCGCTCAACGGCGGCACCACCTGGCGTAAGGCCATCATCGAGCGCAACCACGGCAAGTTCGGCTGGTACCGCTGGGTCTCGCCCCAGCTCCTGGCCCCCGGCCAGTACGAGGCCATGGTCCGCGCCACCGACGCCGTGGGCCGCTCCCAACCCCTCAACGGCAACATCTGGTGGAACGAACGCGGCTACGAGTGGAACGGGGTGATGCGGGTCCGGTTCACCGTGACCTGA